The Magnolia sinica isolate HGM2019 chromosome 3, MsV1, whole genome shotgun sequence genome includes the window TTTTGGTGTTCAGTTCAGGAAAATGTGGCTTCATCTGGTCCATCTTACTCTGGAAAGAGCTGGTCCAGCATTCATAAAATGGGGCCAATGGGCAGCTACTCGACCAGATCTCTTTCCTAGAGATCTATGCACTGAGCTGTCCAACCTTCACAGCAAAGCACCAGCACACAGCTTTGCATACACTAGAAAGACAATTGAGAAAGCATTTGGTCGCAAGCTTTCCGAAatttttgaagattttgaggAGGCACCCGTAGCATCTGGAAGTGTTGCACAAGTGCATCGGGCTTCTTTGAGATTTCGATACCCGGGTCAACAAGTCAAGCCCATTGTAGTTGCAGTAAAAGTTAGGCATCCGGGTGTTGGTGAATCAATTAGGAGGGATTTCACAATTATTAATTTGTTTGCCAGAGTTTCATTGTTCATCCCGACGTTGAAGTGGTTGAGACTGGATGAAAGTTTACAACAGTTTGCTGTTTTCATGATGTCTCAAGTTGATCTCGCGAGGGAAGCTGCCCATTTGAGTCGTTTCATTTATAATTTCCGCAGATGGAAGGATGTATCCTTCCCGAAGCCTCTATATCCGCTTGTGCATCCTGCTGTTTTGGTTGAGACATATGAGCAAGGAGAAAGTGTTTCACACTACGTCGATGAGCTTGAGGGGAATGCTCGAGTTAAGAGTGCTCTTGCTCATATTGGGACTCATGCACTCCTGAAGATGCTTCTGGTATGCTCTCTACTTTGTCATTCCTTTATAAAAGACAAACTCTAGCAATTGCATGGATTtcatgagcttaaaaaatcataACTAATAATCCCGCGTGATTATCAGATCAAGTTATCTAATGAACCAGTCTATATGCCAATGAAACAGAAGTGCCAAGAATAAACTTGAATTCAGTTAAAGCGAAGCACTTGATGCGGACTaagagttaccattctaatgtcaaaccatctaagtctatgttctctcatcttattaccttTTGGGGCTGCTCCTAAGTTCCCTAAAATGTGTTCATTTCAATTATATCCATCCTCTTGTtatccatccatctcaacatcctcattcatGTGCACTTattctatgaacatgttgttccttgtcCACCTACCTAGCATTCTCTCCCATAGAGCACTAATGGGAACCTTGGGCAATGCACGAGAGAAAAAAGACAACAAGAGAGAGATGATCCGTTCTATGTGAGCAATGGCCGTTAAAGATATGTGATCAACGGCCTTTAAAGAAATGGTACATAAAAATGGGTTAACACTCTATATATGGTGAGAAAGTGATGCCGGGGATTGCTTTTGTAAGTGTGATTTGGAACataggccatccatgatatggccAGCTAAATAGATGATTTGATTTATGAATCAAACTAAAGACTTCTCATGAACTTGATGTAATGTTTATCCAATGTTTTCCACATTCCAAAGGACCAATGAAGATGTGCAACGTAGACATTTCAACTCGTACACTTTCAAGAAGACAACAGTGAGAAATGTATGACTCTACATACCTCACTGGTCAGAGGGTgagcttttctttatttttcatgcaaGAGAAGTAAAAATGAAGAGAGATGGTGGTTAATGGATGTATGCGGCATGGAGTTATCAGGTCATGATTTTTgctgggagagagatgggtaacGTCGGTaggtgtttgtgtgtgtgtggagagaggGAGGGTCCACAAAGTTTGGTTGTTACATGCTCTTCCTATATGCTCCCTTAAAAAACTCaaaaagagggagggagggaaccAAAAACTTCAAAAAGGAAAGATCAAACTGAGAGGACTGCCATGCAGGCAACTCCTTTCCAAAAAGCAAGTTCTTTTCTTGTATTAGATGGCCAGTCAGATGCCTTTGATTCATtgagtggatttcatccaaacatcacggtgaggcccacacaacttgTCACTACCTTGGCTTATGGAAGTGTCAGTGCTCCTGGATCATTCTCctatagttttagaacttgaAAACTTCACTCTCGAGTCGAGTAACTCAGTCGCATTTTTTCAAGTCTTAAACACCAAAACTTGGCAATATTTAATATGTCAAATTATACATAGGTAGGGTCTTTGTGAGCTGAGTTTTATTGAGTTCTCAACCACAGACACATGCATATTTTGCCAGTTTCACTGGTGAAAGTCATTTTGCTCCTTGAGTTCTCGACCCCAGACACATGCATATCTCTCACGATAGACAATTTGCAATGCAGGGGCATGATTGTGCCTAATGTTTGTATTCTATGCATGGTCAACTAGGAATCCATTAGCCATATATTCCACAATCGCCCTTTCGTTTTAGCTATTTGGTCTTCCATTCTCTTCAAATTCCAAATTGCTTGGGTCATGCTCAGTTCTGTGCCTGGCTTACTGTCCTCCTGGCACAGTACTGGAAGGAGTAGTGTTTTGAAAGCTATATTGCGATTGGCAGCCTTAGCTACTCTTTGGGAGATCTGGAAAGAAAGGAACAACGGGACTTTCAACAACCTTTCTGCCTCCACTTCCATAGTCTTggggttattttatttatttattaatttttaaaaaagataatGGGTTATTTTTAAAAGAGGCAAAAGAAAACAGAGACGACAAGAATGCAAAACGGGCACACCAAGAAGGCGACCCAATTATATCCTGAGAAAAAGAAGATTACACCCTTTAAGCTTAGGCACTCAAGAAGCCCATTCAACTACGAGAGATCTAGCCTTTTGCGAGGTTTTCTCCGTGGATTTCCTTTCATTTCTGAAGCACCTTGtgtttctttcctcccaaacaGCCGCCAAATCACATGCAAGCTCTCCACATCAATTTCCTTGACTTTCTAGAGCCCGCCCCGTGCCAAGCTAGCAAAAGCTCTCCAACTTACATTGGGAAAGACCAAAGCATTTGAAAACGCCCCAGAATATCCACTCTGATTTTCCCCACAAAGGGACAGTGAATGAATAGATGGTCGGCAATTTCCTCATCACCCATACAAAGAAGACAAACATTTGGGAGAATCATTGACCTTTTACGGAGATTATCAATAGTTAAGACTTTTTTCCTACCAACTAGCCATCCAAAAGTGGCGATCTTAGGGTGCACGTTGTAGTGCCAAAGAAATTTGGTGTGACACACCACTTCTTGGTAATCAGTAGCTGGATGAGGGAGTAAAAGGAGTGGACTATGAAGGATCTGGACATATCCGCCTTCCAAGGCATCTTTTCCGCATCGGAGGAAGCTGGGAAGCAAATGGACAATGAATGAATAGAGATTATCAATAGCTAAGACTTTTCTCCTACCAACTAGCCATCTGAAAGTGGCCATCTTAGGCTGCGCGTTATAGTGCCAAAGAAATTTGGTGTGGCACACTTTTACAGAGATTTTCAATAGTTAAGACGTTTTGGCCAATCAACTAGCCATCTGAAAGAGGCTATCTTAGGGGGCACGCTGTAGTGCCAAAGAAATTTGGTGTGACACAGCTTCTTGGTAATCAGTAGCCGGATGGGGGAGTAAAAGGAGTGGACTGTGAAGGATCCAGACATATCTGCCTTCCAAGGCATCTTATCTGCATTGAAGGAAGCTGGGAAGCAAAGGTGAATGCAGTCCAAAAGCACCAAATATTCAGCAACTTCTTCGTCGTGGAGGAATCTCCTGCAAGTGGGTTCCCAAATAATCATTTCTCCAGAGTGAAAGAAGCAATCAGCCACCATTGTACATGGTCCAGGGCTTAACGAGGGATCCTTTGGAAGTCAACAAAGAGGGGGGAGCTCCCCACCCCAATATCGTCCCAAAACCATATCCTCTCACCTTTGCCCAAAGAATCTTGGAGTTAATTGTTTGTGATATCATAAATTGGGCTTCCAACCTCAACCTCGATGATAGATTGGTGCTTTCCATGGATATGAATATCGGTATCGTATCGGCCAAATACGACCGTATTGTATCCGTATTGGCATGAGCCCATACATGATACAAGGTCGTATCGGTTTGATACGAAAAAATtgacccgtatcggccgatatgccCGATACATATGGGGGACTCGATATAGGCTGATACACCTataaaagcccaattttgattttttgtatttctcaaattttcacatgTCTTCTTCTtgtttcatttaaaccatggaagaagcttaaaaagttatttttaggctagatctagatGCATTTtaggatcaaaacaaatgatttgaatgagatttgataaatcaaagcaaaatgggccattatgggaaaaatcggaaagaatggtaaaccttctctttcttttttatatttttatcttCCTTTTGTTGTACTTCAATATAATGGGccattgttcaccaaatcatgcttgatttgtgtttaatTAGGTCCCATTTAGTTAACCTTCAACAAGTCTAATCAACAaaaaacattctcatcaaagaatgatctgatacaccattgaatacatggtaaAAAAAAGAGAGGATAGATTCTTGGATATCTCATTTTCCCTAATTTTCTAATAATTTCcttattattttctttaaaaaaaaattctgactGATACGGCCCTGATACCGATATGCGACGCcgtatcgtatcatttttccGCCAGGCCGATACGCCCGACCAATGCCGTTATTCATAACCAGCTTTCTTGTCTGCTATATTAGCTGTGCTCTTGCTCCCTCTTGGATCTCTTGGGAAGCCCTTGTTTTGAGTCGTATAGTTCTAGGTTTAGTTTATTATGTAGTTTTCTTGCTTTTCTTAGTTTTGTTGTTTTGATTTGTATAGTTCTtagttttgtttggttttttctttcttgttttgtGTTTGTTCTGGGTTGCCTTTGGCTCCCTCTCTAATACATTCAACCTTCAACAACAAAATAAATAATATGTTGTGCTTTGAGAACAAGAACTTGGAACCCATAGTTTGCATCTTATAAGCAAAGTGGTGCTCATGTGACATGCATTGGTCTCTGTGTTGTGTTATATCTGGGTATCTTGTGATGGGGGTAAGCTGCAGACTTGAAACCATTACCCATTCTTGCTAGTTGTGTTGCTGTGCTGTtcatggaaaaaataaaataaaatcaaacaggAGTAATTCAAGCTATTATTTTTGCAAAAATGTCTTCTGAGACATCATTACTTTTCAGTTGGACAATTTTGTTCATGCGGACATGCATCCCGGGAATATCCTTGTCCGTGTACCTCAGGCCAAGTCTTCACGCAAACGACTGTTTAAATCCAGGCCTCATGTCATTTTCCTTGACGTCGGCATGACGGCTGAGCTTTCTAAGAGTGATCGTGTGAATTTGCTGGAGTTCTTTAAAGCCGTTGCTGTTAGGGATGGCCGCACTGCTGCACAATGCACTCTAAGATTATCGAAGCAACAGAACTGCCCAAATCCAGAGGCCTTCATTGAGGTAATATATTAACCTTATCTTAGTAGAGAAGCACTTTCGAAGCCATTCATTGGTCATAACTTCGAGATAATGTTTTTGCTATTGATGAATTTCCGCTTGCATGCTTCTATTATGTTAGGTATTGAGcaactttttattattattgtatatTCACTAAATCCATGGTTTCTGCGCTTGGTAAATTTCTATTGTTAAATTCTCATGTAGTTGATTATTACTCTGTTAATGACACACTGTATATCCTTGGCatggtattccataacagtaatggtggctgtaatggccaccactgttactgttacaaTACAGGCCGTAAAGGCCTTTACTGCCCTTCTTTTCTGAAAAAAAAACCCTGTTTCGGCCCTCTAACAGACCATTACAGGGCATTTTTCTATAATGTCCATTACGGCCCCTTTATGTGTAACGGttaccactgttaccgttatgtaaccatttttgaataccttgatcctTGCTTCATTACTTGTGGTTGGTCTCTACAAAGGCATATGTACCAGGTTTTTGAAATCATTTGTGCGACATTGAATGTCTTTGAATTTTAGTAGTCCATTTTAAGTTTGTGAAGGAAGCTCTCAGGTGATTGGAAACTCCAATAATCAAGATAGGCGTAGAAAGAACTAGAACAGACAGATAATGGGGTGCTATTGTCATTATTCTTCTTTGCCATTTTGCCACCCCCAACCTCACAAAGAGAAAcagaaaagttaaaaaaaaaataaaaatctaagcgACAAAGACTGGGAAAACCATAGGAGGCTGCTATGGCTATGTCCAGGCTACTCAGTTTTAGCCCATATTGTTCGCGTGTTGTGCCCTTCACAACTATGGCAAGGCTTCTGTCAGAAATGTGATTGCTTTGTGTGGTAACTCCTGTATATGATAATTTAGACTGCAGAAGTGTATGATTGTCAGTAAGGCAGAAGCTCTGTATTCTGATCATGCAGAACCAGTGACTGCAATTTCATTAAGGTATAGATTATTGTTGGATCTCTTAATGTAGGAGGGTCTTTGGCCACTTGCATTCTGGAACTGTATGTTTCAGTTGAGAACAGGCCAGTGGTGTCCAACCACAAACTGTTGTACTCTCCTTAGAACAGAGAGTTGCAGTATTTGAGTTAAAAGTTGTACAAACTCAAATTTCTAATTTTGATGTATTATACTTATGTGCTTTGTTCATCAGAATATTTCTTCTAAAATGTACATTTCTATGAGTTCTGCTAGGCCTGCCCTCACCCCTACATGTGGCCGGATAGTCCAATCTGGCATATGCACGGGACATAAGAGCAGGTGTCAGGTGGGGCCAGTGTCGATGACCTGGTCCAAAAATTAGGGAGGCCACATTTTTATGTTGCCCACGTCAGCAACTTTTTAAATCACCAGTAGGTTTCATAATCCTGTGTACTTTTATAGCTCTGCTTGTTTCTACTTTGCGTTCAATTTTCAGACTTGTCTATGCTAACATTTTCTTACATCTCTTCCcagttttttttctttaatcaGACCATGGcattttgatatttgtcttttacTGGTTTGACAATAGGAAGTTGGGAGGTCATTTGATTTCTGGGGTACCCCAGATGGTGATTTTGTCCATCCTGCTGAGTGCATGCAGCAATTGCTAGAGCAAGTTCGGCGGCATAAAGTCAATATTGATGGCAATGTTTGCACTGTGATGGTGACCACTTTGGTTCTCGAGGTAATGCCTTACATCATTTGGATGTGGATAGCTTAGACTCAGTATGACACACACCTGTAATCTGTAAGCATACATCTATGTACATGTTGGTTGTTGCATTGTAATATACTCAACCTGACTTTTCAGTTTGTACGAGTTGCTTATTGTCCTGTGATCCAGACCAGTGGTCTTGGGCCATACCATTTGATATACTATTACGGGGAAATTTCCTTGACAGGGCAAAATTGGCAggaataaccttttttttttgtaataatagTGGGTTAGTCTTGGAGGTGTTTAGGAGGGCAAAATTGGACAGTAATGGATTGGGCCTCTAATAGTGAGTGCCCTCTTTCATCTGTTTCTTAGGCTGTCTTGTAGTGCTCTGGCTGTTTTGGCCCATTTCTAATAAATAGGTACcgttcaaaaaaaaattcattgatAGTGGACGGCCCGATGGGTGGGCCCGCAAGATCCGACGGTCTACATGATTTCGGGACCTTTGCAAAAGCCAATGACGTACGATGCACATCCAGTCGTCCACCTAACCGCTATGGGAGTAGAGAGGTCTGATCACTCGTATGATTCTACAGTTAAGATGGCCTTGAATtacgatcaatggcttggatcttataGGGGATGGGTTAAATGGACAAATTAGATATGGAACTCTCTTTCTACCTATTTTCTCTTTGGACTTAGAATTACTGGATGCTGTCTACGAGGGTTCCCATCCCATTTAAAGGGAAGGGTCGGGGAGTTTGGATAAGGCATCCCAACGTTTCAATTTGTGTTTTGCAAATAAATGGTTAAGAAGAGAAGCAAAGAGACACTTCAAATTCACTAAGAAAGCCCAAGATTGGTGtgtaggatctttcaatctgggaggtttacAGGGAATGGTCTTCCATGATGAGGCCTTACAGACTAATGATTtgtatcactgaaccatgggccttcTCGCACAAACTGAATCCTGACTATAGCATGCATAACTTGGGTTGAGTAtcctataattcctcttttctttccttgtggGATTCCCTCTTTTCTTTGGGTTCTATGCATAGTTATGTTTGCTCAAACCATATCTGACAGCAAATAAGTTCAAGCAAACTAAGTCACAGTTTGATTCGCTGTAATTTGTTATTCGTTACTCTTGGTTGAActaaattgacccaatttgattgGCAGTTGATTTGCTGCAATTTGCCAACTTTGTTGATCCAGTTTGATTTTTATTCTGAGTAAGATTTGAGCAAATCTGAGAGCGAATTCTTTGATATTAATCATATTATGGAACTTCCTATACTTAGAAATAGAAAATACTTAATTAGGAAGAGATGTTGACCAATTCCTGAGCATGAAATATATCGAATTATGTTGAATTAGAACATTTTACTAGTCCATTAGACTAGGTGAATCTCTGAACTACGAATTAGACCAATTGGAAAATGAAGTACGTGAGCCTACCTGAAAGAATCAATGAATTTTGCCAAGTATCGAATTAAAAACTGAGAACCATAGTTAGCCAAATGTTGTAGAACCGAAAAAACGGTTTGGGAAGAGTTTGGGTTTAATTCAGATGCGATTCCaaagaaaatggtaaaaaattcGGTCAAAGATCTATGTACGACAAGACGACGGGAAGCAAGAAATTTGGGTTTAATATGGGCttgacttttaaaaaaataagtgaaaaaatgGCTCAAAACGAAAAACTTCAAATTAAATTAGGATTTTAACTAGTAATAATTGTTTGAAACATTGGAATAGAATAGGCACTGAATCAGACCATTTCATCCATTttgattt containing:
- the LOC131240107 gene encoding ABC1 family protein C21C3.03, mitochondrial-like isoform X3, whose protein sequence is MRAGTDRNRLMLVGAGKCNGRFKVSCNTFSSLLLLFWLLACGNIRRVGNFFLASQTSNFSVARDHGTLATFGLSSTLRRLYSQYKLPSRGTVYKAKENLCRSRYSTNFSVLSASNSMTRHAQVAWRRLSQICSYSGPAFPPISRIACAVSLAFTRSHLVPSVFAFILGEVAWTQRTWADAEPFPSQNTLYTRAQDGHIYFTSLFFSFLEGFILFVRAIYLMILFSPTLAMAPFADSFGVQFRKMWLHLVHLTLERAGPAFIKWGQWAATRPDLFPRDLCTELSNLHSKAPAHSFAYTRKTIEKAFGRKLSEIFEDFEEAPVASGSVAQVHRASLRFRYPGQQVKPIVVAVKVRHPGVGESIRRDFTIINLFARVSLFIPTLKWLRLDESLQQFAVFMMSQVDLAREAAHLSRFIYNFRRWKDVSFPKPLYPLVHPAVLVETYEQGESVSHYVDELEGNARVKSALAHIGTHALLKMLLLDNFVHADMHPGNILVRVPQAKSSRKRLFKSRPHVIFLDVGMTAELSKSDRVNLLEFFKAVAVRDGRTAAQCTLRLSKQQNCPNPEAFIEGWQRKLDPDYDVMQTLQALLFKVDWAQSLAYTIEGLMAP
- the LOC131240107 gene encoding uncharacterized protein LOC131240107 isoform X2, with product MAVSRLLACGNIRRVGNFFLASQTSNFSVARDHGTLATFGLSSTLRRLYSQYKLPSRGTVYKAKENLCRSRYSTNFSVLSASNSMTRHAQVAWRRLSQICSYSGPAFPPISRIACAVSLAFTRSHLVPSVFAFILGEVAWTQRTWADAEPFPSQNTLYTRAQDGHIYFTSLFFSFLEGFILFVRAIYLMILFSPTLAMAPFADSFGVQFRKMWLHLVHLTLERAGPAFIKWGQWAATRPDLFPRDLCTELSNLHSKAPAHSFAYTRKTIEKAFGRKLSEIFEDFEEAPVASGSVAQVHRASLRFRYPGQQVKPIVVAVKVRHPGVGESIRRDFTIINLFARVSLFIPTLKWLRLDESLQQFAVFMMSQVDLAREAAHLSRFIYNFRRWKDVSFPKPLYPLVHPAVLVETYEQGESVSHYVDELEGNARVKSALAHIGTHALLKMLLLDNFVHADMHPGNILVRVPQAKSSRKRLFKSRPHVIFLDVGMTAELSKSDRVNLLEFFKAVAVRDGRTAAQCTLRLSKQQNCPNPEAFIEEVGRSFDFWGTPDGDFVHPAECMQQLLEQVRRHKVNIDGNVCTVMVTTLVLEGWQRKLDPDYDVMQTLQALLFKVDWAQSLAYTIEGLMAP
- the LOC131240107 gene encoding uncharacterized protein LOC131240107 isoform X1 produces the protein MRAGTDRNRLMLVGAGKCNGRFKVSCNTFSSLLLLFWLLACGNIRRVGNFFLASQTSNFSVARDHGTLATFGLSSTLRRLYSQYKLPSRGTVYKAKENLCRSRYSTNFSVLSASNSMTRHAQVAWRRLSQICSYSGPAFPPISRIACAVSLAFTRSHLVPSVFAFILGEVAWTQRTWADAEPFPSQNTLYTRAQDGHIYFTSLFFSFLEGFILFVRAIYLMILFSPTLAMAPFADSFGVQFRKMWLHLVHLTLERAGPAFIKWGQWAATRPDLFPRDLCTELSNLHSKAPAHSFAYTRKTIEKAFGRKLSEIFEDFEEAPVASGSVAQVHRASLRFRYPGQQVKPIVVAVKVRHPGVGESIRRDFTIINLFARVSLFIPTLKWLRLDESLQQFAVFMMSQVDLAREAAHLSRFIYNFRRWKDVSFPKPLYPLVHPAVLVETYEQGESVSHYVDELEGNARVKSALAHIGTHALLKMLLLDNFVHADMHPGNILVRVPQAKSSRKRLFKSRPHVIFLDVGMTAELSKSDRVNLLEFFKAVAVRDGRTAAQCTLRLSKQQNCPNPEAFIEEVGRSFDFWGTPDGDFVHPAECMQQLLEQVRRHKVNIDGNVCTVMVTTLVLEGWQRKLDPDYDVMQTLQALLFKVDWAQSLAYTIEGLMAP